The Methanomicrobiales archaeon genomic interval CTTGCAGACCGTCGCTTTCTTCGCGAAATCGACATCGTTGGACGAGAGCGTGCCGGCGAGCATGTGGCAGAGGATCTCGACGAAGCTGGAGCAGAGGATGGAGAGCACGTTCATCGCCTCCGGGTCCCCGAACCGGGCGTTGAACTCGATCACCTTCGGACCTTCCCGGGTGCACATGAACTGTCCGTAGAGGATGCCCCGGAAGGGGTAGCCTTCCGCCGCAAGCGCCTGCACCGCATCGTTCATGATGCAAATGGCCCGATCCCGATCCGCCTCCGACACGAACGGGAGACAGTGGTCCGGCAGGGAGTAGGATCCCATTCCGCCGGTATTGGGGCCGCGGTCTCCCTCGTACGCCCGCTTATGGTCCTGGACGAGCGGCATCGGGACGAGGTGGATTCCGTCCACGAACGCCTGCAGGGTGAACTCCTCCCCCTGCAGACGCTCCTCCAGCACCACGTCCCCCCCGAGCTGCCGGACGTAGGCGATGGCACCCTCGGCATCGAAATGCTCGCCCATGATCCGCACGCCCTTGCCGCCGGTGAGCCCGATGGGTTTGACCGCCAAAGGGCCTTCATGTTCCCGGATAAAGGCCGCCGCCCCCTCGGCGTCGTGGAAGATCCGGTACTGCGGACACCCGTCGATGCCGTGGCGGGTCATCATGGCCCGACAGAATGCCTTGTCCGTCTCGAGTCGCGCCGCCAGGCTCGACGGGCCCACGCAGGGAATCCCCGCTTCCTCGAGCACGTCCACGATCCCCGCCTCAAGCGGGGCCTCCGGGCCGATGATGGCGGCATCGGCCCCGGCATTCCGTGCGAATTCGGCCACTCTGCGTGTGTTCGTCTCCTTTTCGATGAGCACACGCTCTGCCAGCCGTGCAATCCCGGGATTCCTTCTGGCCATCGCGGATAGGATGGATACTTCAGGGTTGCGGGATAGCGCCTCCGCTATCGCGTGCTCTCTGCCTCCGCCACCCACAACCAGGATCTTCATGGAACTGGATCACCGCACCCCTTACATGTTCGTTTTCGGACTGGAGTCGATATGTCAGGGCCGCTCTGGCGTCTGATCGCGGGTGCGATCCGCTCTGTTCCATCGCCGGATTGGTGAGGCAGCCTGCGGCAGCACATATACAGAGTGTTTGCTATGAGGAGAGTAAAAAGTTCTTCGATTGAGGAATGCATGGGCGCCAGCGCCCGCAGATGCCAGGATGGACTGCATGACGGCGCCCCGTCTCCCCGGTGCGCCCCTCGCGGGATCGGTGCAGTGTCCGCGCATACCCCGATGCGGGCGGCGCAGAATCCGGTGGACGCAATCGCGGCGGAGATGGAGGGCGCACCACCCAATCTTAGCGGCAGCCACATGGGACGATCCGTCTCGGCACGATACTGCTTGCGTCCTCCCATGGGAGGCCTGTGATGGATCAGAACGGTCTGAAATCCCCGAATAGCCCTGCCGCACCCTCTGGAGGAGGGATCTCTTTCCTGATTGTCTTCCGCTCCTGCATGCGATGCCCATGCGGGGATGCTGGAAACGGACCCCCGGTCCACGTACAACAATTCCCCCCACCTCCCTCCAACCCAGGCTTATCGCAACGACTGGGGGCAGGGGTTATGGCGGGGAGAGGGGGAGGACGCACCCCCTCTTGACCCACTCCCCCTGCCGGTGCGATAGTCCCCGAACGACCAGAACGATCAGCCAGAACCGTTTCTGAACTGACAGCATCTCGGACGGCACGGTGTTGGGCCGCAGAGGATGAGCAGGGGTGGGGCTTCGCTTCCCGATGCGAGCTCGTTCACCCGGGAACGTTCGGGATCCACAGGACTGACAGGAGAATCCGGTCCGAGTACCCAGGCCTCTCCCATTCTCGGCCCGGTGCTGATGGAGGCCTCCCGCGCATCCTCCCATGATGAGTGCGGCAACTCCTCCCGTGCACGCAGGAGACGGATCGCAGGATCCGCCATGACGCAGGATCGGGATGTGTCCGCAATGAGGAAGGAGTTCCTCTTCCCTACCCCCGCGTCACGCTGTCCAGCGCTATCCCGGGAAGCCCATCCGAAGCCAGATCCTCGCCGTGCTCTGCCCCCTCCCAGCATTTCGATGCCGCGGGAGCGAGCAAACCACGCCCGTGCTCCGCGTCGGATGCGCATCCGAACTCATGGCTACTCGTGCGGGCTCCATCCTGCCGTCCGGATCGTCACCGTAGCAGTTCGCTCGCCCGTACGAGGGGATGGAGCCTGATACCCTCCTTCTCCAGCATCGCCGCCGCTCCCTGCTCGCGGTCGACCACGCTGACAACCTGCTCAACACGGGCTCCGCTCTCGCGGAGCGCACGCACGCCATAGAGGACGGAGCCGCCCGATGTGGTCACATCCTCCACGAGAAGGACGCGCTTGCCCGCCACCTCCCCGATCACCAGGTCCGCTCTCCCGTGGGTTTTCGGCTCGCGTCGGACGATCGCATAGGGTCTGCCGCTCGACAGGGCGGTGGCGACGGCAATCGGAATGCCCCCGACGGCCACACCCGCCACCACGTCGAAGGTGCAGGCCTCTGCGATTCGGTCGCCGATGCGGCGGAGGAGAACAGGATCCAGCAGTGCGCTCTTGATGTCGATGTAGTAGCTGCTCTTCTTCCCGGAGGCGAGGGTGAAGTCGCCGAAGCGCACCGCACCCCTCTCCTTGAGCATTTTCACGATCTCCATCACCATGGAACCTCCTTGACGCGTATGCGGTAGCCGATGATATTCACGATCCTATGCAGGAGCGGCGTCAGGACGAGGATGACGAGCGCCACGGCAGGTGTCACGTACTCCATCACCCACTGCGGCTCGAAGAGGAGGAGAAGGACGAATGCGCCGAATACCAGATCGTACTGGTCAAAGACGGGCCACTTCTCTCCGCGCTTTTTGCCGAGCCTTCTCTTGAAGAAGCTCTTGCCCAGATCCCCCAGGAGCGCTCCGACCGCCATCAGGGTTACGGTGGGCGGCGTATGGAGCGGGAGGAGCGCAAATCCCGGCAGGGCCGAGAGAGCTACTTGCACCAGTCCGACCAGGATACCGGCGAGCACGCCCGCAACAAAACCGCGGTATGTCTTGCCATCCCCGAAGAGCCTCCTGCCATCCGGGAGAACAGCGCCGAAGTCGATCGGGGTTCCCCCTCCCGTGGCTGCCGCAACCGGGTTCGGAACGTAGGCGGGGATCATGAGCCAGAAGGCCGATAGGACCGGAATCGCCACGCCGTTCCACAGTGCCTCCGCATCCACCGCTCTCTACCCCGAACAGCCCGACGACAGAGAAACCGTCCCGCACATCCCACGCGCATCCAGCATAGAAAGTCCCATGAAAGGTTGTCCTGACGCTGTAAATGCTTTTCTGCCTCGCCGGGAGCGATCCCGTGGCTCCGCAGACGGGTTCTGCGGAGACGGAAGAGCGCGTGAAATCCCGCATGCACGTCTGGCCGGATGCCACCGCCAGCGCAGTCCCATGGACAAAGATTTAAGATTCGAGAACAAATTTAAAATAGATGCGGTTCCAACCACGGCGGATAGTGGAGAGGGCAGAGCGATGGGGGCGTCCCTTCACGGGGAGCCGGCACGTCGGAAGCGGGTGAAAATCGAGGATTGCTTTACCCCCGCTGCAAAAGTCGAGCAGGAAAATATACACTTATTGCGGATTCAAGATAATTATCGAGATATACGCACCGGTGAAGACTCATGCTGCTGAAGAAGACGAAGACGCTCTGTCCGATCTGCAATTCTGTCCTGGACGCCTCTGTCGAGGAGGAGGGGGGGCGGGTATGGCTGATCCGCACCTGCCCGGACCATGGCCCGTTCCGGAACCTTTACTGGGCGGATGCGGAGATGTACAAACGTTTCGACCGGTATGAGTCCCTGGGAACCGGCATCCAGAATCCTCGCCCGGCTCTGCCTGGCTCCGCCTGCCCATCGAACTGCGGTCTCTGCAGCAGCCACCGCTCCAGCACGCTGCTCGCGAATATCGACGTGACCAACCGCTGCAACCTCTCCTGTGATTTCTGTTTCGCGAATGCCCGTGCATGCGGATACGTCTACGAGCCGACGTTTGCGCAGATCGTCGATATGATGCAGCTCCTCCGCTCGGAGAAGCCGGTGCCCCCGCCAGCGGTCCAGCTCTCGGGAGGGGAGCCCACAATGCGGGAGGATCTGCTCGATATCATAAAAAAAGCGAAAGAGGTGGGATTCTCCCAGGTGCAGCTGGCGACGAACGGCATCCGCCTCGCCAACGAACCGGATTTTGTCGGGGCGCTCAAAGAATCCGGACTCTCGACGGTGTACCTTCACTTCGACGGGATCACGAAAGAGACGGACCCCCACTACCGGAAGCACATGCAGGCGGTGGAGAACTGCTCCCGGGAGCACATGGGGGTGGTGCTGGTGCCCACCGTGATCAATGGTAAAAACGACCACGAGGTGGGAGGAATCATCCGGTATGCGGCCGAGCATATCGATGTTGTGCGGGGGGTCAACTTCCAGCCGGTCGCCTTCACCGGTGCGGCGAGCGAGGACGATGTCGCCACGGAAAGGATCACCATTCCGGATCTTCTCCGGAGGATCGAGGCGCAGACGGACGGGGCCATCCGAAAGGACGACTTCTACCCCGTCCCCTGCGTGGTCCCGATCTCCGATCTCGTGGAGGCGTACAGCGGCCGCCCCCAGATTCGGTTTACGGCCCACCAGCACTGCGGTGCGGCCACCTATGTCTTTGTCACCGGGAACGGTCTTGTACCGATCAACCGCAGCGTGGATGTGGACCGCTTCTTTGCCGCGATCTCCGATATGGCTGATAACCTGAAGAAGGGCGGGGCGATCAACAAGTATCTCACCCTTCTTGAGGGTGTGAAGGCGATGCATGCTTCGGTCAAACGAGGCGATCAGATGGACGGCGGCACTCTCTGGAAGCTGATCACGAAAGCGCTCGTCCTGCACAACTTCGAGGCCCTGCGGGACTTCCACTGGAATGCGCTCTTCATCGGCACCATGCACTTCATGGACCGCTACAACTACGATCTGGACAGGGTACAGCGGTGCTGCATCCACTATGCAACCCCGGACGGCCGCATCATCCCATTCTGCAGTTACAACAGCGGCAAGGTCTACCGAGAGGAGGTCTGGAAGAAGTTCTCCGCTCCGCTCACCGAGAGAGAGGGATCAGGGAAACGGTAACTCCGTCCCCCTCCGTCCCGCGCTCTGGAGGGCGAGCCGGGCGATGGCCAGGTCCTGAATGGCGAGGCCCGTGGAGTCGAAAATGGTGATCTCGCTCCCGCTCTCCCTTCCTTTCTTGCCGATCACCACCTCGCCGAGCGTGCCGGCGATCTCCTCGGGGCGGAAGAATCCTTCCCTGATCGGCACGTTCACCTCGCCGGAGTGGACTGCCTGCTCCCGGTCGTCGACAAAGACCCGCGCCCTCTTGAGCAGCCGGGGATCGAGTTCCTGCTTTCCCGGTGCATCCGCGCCGATGGCGTTGACGTGCGTCCCCTCGCGCACCCAGGCGTCCATCACAAGCGGTTTTCGGGAGGGGGTGGCGGTGACCAGCACGTCCGCATCGCAGGCTCTCTCGATCGGGACACATCGGGCATTCAGAGTGCGGAAGAGAGCCGCAAGCCGCTCCGCCCGGCTCGGGGTCGGACCCCAGATACGCACCTCCTCAATCTCCCGCTCGAACGCGATGGCACGGATCTGCGCTTCCGCCTGCTGGCCGCAGCCGATGATGCCGAGCGCGATGCGCTTTCTGGGTGCCAGGTGCCGGCAGGCGATGGCGCCGGCCGCCCCGGTGCGGAGATCGGTGAGACGTGTCGCGTTCAGGATCGCCTCCGGGGCGCCCGTGCGGACATCCAGGAGAATGGTCAGCGCCATCACGGTCGGAATCCCCATCGCGCGGTTATCAGGGTGGACGGATACGATCTTGACGCCGGCGGCCTCGAGATCAGGCACATAACCCGGCATGGTGCGGAAATCCCCGAAGGGAAGGTTGACATACACCT includes:
- the purD gene encoding phosphoribosylamine--glycine ligase, translating into MKILVVGGGGREHAIAEALSRNPEVSILSAMARRNPGIARLAERVLIEKETNTRRVAEFARNAGADAAIIGPEAPLEAGIVDVLEEAGIPCVGPSSLAARLETDKAFCRAMMTRHGIDGCPQYRIFHDAEGAAAFIREHEGPLAVKPIGLTGGKGVRIMGEHFDAEGAIAYVRQLGGDVVLEERLQGEEFTLQAFVDGIHLVPMPLVQDHKRAYEGDRGPNTGGMGSYSLPDHCLPFVSEADRDRAICIMNDAVQALAAEGYPFRGILYGQFMCTREGPKVIEFNARFGDPEAMNVLSILCSSFVEILCHMLAGTLSSNDVDFAKKATVCKYIVPEGYPEAPRANEPLVLGDYGPARLYYASAEEKDGRIYTQTSRTLAFVGIGDSLEEAESIAETAASSVRGRVYHRKDIGTAALLAKRCSHMQELR
- a CDS encoding CDP-2,3-bis-(O-geranylgeranyl)-sn-glycerol synthase, translating into MIPAYVPNPVAAATGGGTPIDFGAVLPDGRRLFGDGKTYRGFVAGVLAGILVGLVQVALSALPGFALLPLHTPPTVTLMAVGALLGDLGKSFFKRRLGKKRGEKWPVFDQYDLVFGAFVLLLLFEPQWVMEYVTPAVALVILVLTPLLHRIVNIIGYRIRVKEVPW
- a CDS encoding radical SAM protein, with the protein product MLLKKTKTLCPICNSVLDASVEEEGGRVWLIRTCPDHGPFRNLYWADAEMYKRFDRYESLGTGIQNPRPALPGSACPSNCGLCSSHRSSTLLANIDVTNRCNLSCDFCFANARACGYVYEPTFAQIVDMMQLLRSEKPVPPPAVQLSGGEPTMREDLLDIIKKAKEVGFSQVQLATNGIRLANEPDFVGALKESGLSTVYLHFDGITKETDPHYRKHMQAVENCSREHMGVVLVPTVINGKNDHEVGGIIRYAAEHIDVVRGVNFQPVAFTGAASEDDVATERITIPDLLRRIEAQTDGAIRKDDFYPVPCVVPISDLVEAYSGRPQIRFTAHQHCGAATYVFVTGNGLVPINRSVDVDRFFAAISDMADNLKKGGAINKYLTLLEGVKAMHASVKRGDQMDGGTLWKLITKALVLHNFEALRDFHWNALFIGTMHFMDRYNYDLDRVQRCCIHYATPDGRIIPFCSYNSGKVYREEVWKKFSAPLTEREGSGKR
- a CDS encoding ornithine cyclodeaminase family protein (catalyzes the interconversion of alanine and pyruvate), whose product is MRYLADPEEGLDGMAINNAIEAVFAAHARGEVQMPPKVYVNLPFGDFRTMPGYVPDLEAAGVKIVSVHPDNRAMGIPTVMALTILLDVRTGAPEAILNATRLTDLRTGAAGAIACRHLAPRKRIALGIIGCGQQAEAQIRAIAFEREIEEVRIWGPTPSRAERLAALFRTLNARCVPIERACDADVLVTATPSRKPLVMDAWVREGTHVNAIGADAPGKQELDPRLLKRARVFVDDREQAVHSGEVNVPIREGFFRPEEIAGTLGEVVIGKKGRESGSEITIFDSTGLAIQDLAIARLALQSAGRRGTELPFP
- the pyrE gene encoding orotate phosphoribosyltransferase; amino-acid sequence: MVMEIVKMLKERGAVRFGDFTLASGKKSSYYIDIKSALLDPVLLRRIGDRIAEACTFDVVAGVAVGGIPIAVATALSSGRPYAIVRREPKTHGRADLVIGEVAGKRVLLVEDVTTSGGSVLYGVRALRESGARVEQVVSVVDREQGAAAMLEKEGIRLHPLVRASELLR